A window from Pleuronectes platessa chromosome 6, fPlePla1.1, whole genome shotgun sequence encodes these proteins:
- the ptpn18 gene encoding tyrosine-protein phosphatase non-receptor type 18 isoform X2: MERLLSSLSDLDPDALELEYGAVRSHSTLMKRDLGLTTEAGARKENIKKNRYKDILPYDQTRVVLSLLTSDLDTDYINASVIEGATADKRYIASQAPLSSTVTDLWRMIWQHDVKVIVMACREVEMGKKKCECYWAQLHQATTFGPFTISSQGETHPNEDVVVRALTVTYQQLSRSLTQYQFLSWPDHDIPYEAAGVLDLLERVRASQRTCTSPVLIHCSAGCGRTGVICALDYIYDLLVTKPITTDFSIMKIVLELRRQRPSAVQTKDQYRFIFSSVACLIRRLLESSGRQLYINELKTQDKHTTVTPASCNKRSLPPSHHYDNDPAGASAAPVYSRVRPRNKPLSLQLSATPIYDMASPTNIRPGEGLLSQRSNGEHQVAAAEQLPPTDDDYEDFSSSVADTPGLCPPGGIGFNCRIQKPKGPRDPPAEWSRLER, translated from the exons ATGGAGCGGCTGCTGTCCTCGCTGAGCGACCTGGATCCGGACGCTCTGGAGCTGGAGTACGGA GCGGTGCGTTCACACTCCACGCTGATGAAGAGAGATCTGGGTTTAACCACTGAGGCCGGAGCTCGGAAGGAAAACATCAAGAAGAACAGATACAAAGACATCCTGCCAT atgaccAGACTCGAGTGGTGTTGTCTCTGCTGACCTCAGATCTCGACACAGATTACATCAACGCAAGTGTTATCGAG GGGGCGACAGCAGACAAGAGGTACATCGCCTCTCAGGCTCCTCTCAGCTCCACAGTGACTGACCTCTGGAGGATGATCTGGCAACATGACgtcaag GTGATAGTCATGGCCTGCAGGGAGGTGGAGATGGGGAAg AAGAAGTGTGAGTGTTACTGGGCTCAGCTTCATCAGGCCACTACATTCGGACCATTTACCATCAGCAGC CAGGGGGAGACACATCCTAATGAGGATGTGGTGGTTCGAGCTCTGACTGTCACATACCAGCAG CTCAGCCGCTCACTGACCCAGTATCAGTTCCTGTCGTGGCCGGATCACGACATTCCCTACGAGGCTGCAGGAGTCCTGGACCTGCTGGAGAGGGTGAGGGCGAGTCAGAGAACATGCACGTCTCCTGTGCTGATacactgcag tgcgGGTTGTGGGAGGACAGGAGTCATCTGTGCTCTCGATTACATCTATGACCTGCTGGTTACCAAG CCAATCACAACTGACTTCAGCATCATGAAGATCGTCCTGGAGCTCCGGAGGCAGAGACCCTCGGCCGTCCAGACTAAA GATCAGTATCGGTTCATCTTCTCGTCCGTCGCCTGTTTGATCCGACGGCTCCTGGAGTCGAGCGGCCGACAGCTCTACATCAACGag CTGAAGACACAAGACAAGCACACAACGGTGACTCCTGCTTCCTGCAACAAGAg GTCGCTGCCCCCGTCCCACCACTATGACAACGACCCTGCAGGGGCGTCGGCTGCTCCCGTCTACAGCCGCGTCCGGCCCCGGAATAAACCACTCAGCCTCCAGCTCTCCGCCACGCCCATCTATGACATGGCATCTCCAACCAATATCAGGCCGGGGGAGGGACTTCTGTCACAGCGTAGCAATGGAGAGCATCAGGTGGCTGCAG CTGAACAACTTCCACCAACAGATGACGATTATGAAGACTTCTCCTCTTCAGTTGCAGACACGCCCGGCCtctgtccaccagggggcatcg GGTTTAACTGTCGTATTCAGAAGCCCAAAGGACCCAGAGATCCTCCAGCTGAGTGGAGCCGACTGGAGAGATGA
- the ptpn18 gene encoding tyrosine-protein phosphatase non-receptor type 18 isoform X1, which translates to MERLLSSLSDLDPDALELEYGAVRSHSTLMKRDLGLTTEAGARKENIKKNRYKDILPYDQTRVVLSLLTSDLDTDYINASVIEGATADKRYIASQAPLSSTVTDLWRMIWQHDVKVIVMACREVEMGKKKCECYWAQLHQATTFGPFTISSQGETHPNEDVVVRALTVTYQQLSRSLTQYQFLSWPDHDIPYEAAGVLDLLERVRASQRTCTSPVLIHCSAGCGRTGVICALDYIYDLLVTKPITTDFSIMKIVLELRRQRPSAVQTKDQYRFIFSSVACLIRRLLESSGRQLYINELKTQDKHTTVTPASCNKRSLRLSMNDTYAVVNKPKHLLPPASNPPHSGVDHARSSRSLPPSHHYDNDPAGASAAPVYSRVRPRNKPLSLQLSATPIYDMASPTNIRPGEGLLSQRSNGEHQVAAAEQLPPTDDDYEDFSSSVADTPGLCPPGGIGFNCRIQKPKGPRDPPAEWSRLER; encoded by the exons ATGGAGCGGCTGCTGTCCTCGCTGAGCGACCTGGATCCGGACGCTCTGGAGCTGGAGTACGGA GCGGTGCGTTCACACTCCACGCTGATGAAGAGAGATCTGGGTTTAACCACTGAGGCCGGAGCTCGGAAGGAAAACATCAAGAAGAACAGATACAAAGACATCCTGCCAT atgaccAGACTCGAGTGGTGTTGTCTCTGCTGACCTCAGATCTCGACACAGATTACATCAACGCAAGTGTTATCGAG GGGGCGACAGCAGACAAGAGGTACATCGCCTCTCAGGCTCCTCTCAGCTCCACAGTGACTGACCTCTGGAGGATGATCTGGCAACATGACgtcaag GTGATAGTCATGGCCTGCAGGGAGGTGGAGATGGGGAAg AAGAAGTGTGAGTGTTACTGGGCTCAGCTTCATCAGGCCACTACATTCGGACCATTTACCATCAGCAGC CAGGGGGAGACACATCCTAATGAGGATGTGGTGGTTCGAGCTCTGACTGTCACATACCAGCAG CTCAGCCGCTCACTGACCCAGTATCAGTTCCTGTCGTGGCCGGATCACGACATTCCCTACGAGGCTGCAGGAGTCCTGGACCTGCTGGAGAGGGTGAGGGCGAGTCAGAGAACATGCACGTCTCCTGTGCTGATacactgcag tgcgGGTTGTGGGAGGACAGGAGTCATCTGTGCTCTCGATTACATCTATGACCTGCTGGTTACCAAG CCAATCACAACTGACTTCAGCATCATGAAGATCGTCCTGGAGCTCCGGAGGCAGAGACCCTCGGCCGTCCAGACTAAA GATCAGTATCGGTTCATCTTCTCGTCCGTCGCCTGTTTGATCCGACGGCTCCTGGAGTCGAGCGGCCGACAGCTCTACATCAACGag CTGAAGACACAAGACAAGCACACAACGGTGACTCCTGCTTCCTGCAACAAGAg ATCATTGAGGCTGAGCATGAATGATACATACGCTGTGgtcaataaacccaaacacctCCTCCCACCTGCATCAAACCCCCCCCACTCTGGTGTAGACCATGCCCGATCCAGCAG GTCGCTGCCCCCGTCCCACCACTATGACAACGACCCTGCAGGGGCGTCGGCTGCTCCCGTCTACAGCCGCGTCCGGCCCCGGAATAAACCACTCAGCCTCCAGCTCTCCGCCACGCCCATCTATGACATGGCATCTCCAACCAATATCAGGCCGGGGGAGGGACTTCTGTCACAGCGTAGCAATGGAGAGCATCAGGTGGCTGCAG CTGAACAACTTCCACCAACAGATGACGATTATGAAGACTTCTCCTCTTCAGTTGCAGACACGCCCGGCCtctgtccaccagggggcatcg GGTTTAACTGTCGTATTCAGAAGCCCAAAGGACCCAGAGATCCTCCAGCTGAGTGGAGCCGACTGGAGAGATGA